One Sulfurirhabdus autotrophica DNA window includes the following coding sequences:
- a CDS encoding MarR family winged helix-turn-helix transcriptional regulator, whose amino-acid sequence MAKISNRQVALKPQDLYVLLALLSRGGSLASYQELAEQTGLAVSAVHGALKRAAVARLAMFEDRRPVVLKPQLREFVLHGAKYAFAPVWGSLTRGIPTAYGAAPLNRIIAPSSDPVPVWPHPKGTVRGLSLAPLYPSVPDAALKDERLYAALALFDAIRSGQARERDAAQKLLEAFFQ is encoded by the coding sequence ATGGCTAAGATCAGTAATCGGCAGGTGGCGCTAAAACCACAGGATTTATATGTGCTGCTGGCTTTGTTAAGCCGAGGTGGTAGCCTTGCGAGTTACCAGGAACTGGCGGAACAGACTGGCTTGGCAGTCTCGGCAGTGCATGGTGCGCTCAAGCGTGCAGCGGTGGCACGGCTTGCCATGTTTGAGGATCGCCGCCCGGTGGTGCTGAAGCCTCAGCTGCGGGAGTTTGTGTTGCATGGCGCCAAGTACGCGTTTGCACCAGTGTGGGGTTCGCTGACACGTGGTATTCCCACGGCCTATGGCGCTGCACCGTTGAACAGGATTATTGCGCCTTCCAGCGATCCTGTGCCTGTGTGGCCGCACCCTAAGGGCACGGTGCGTGGGCTGAGCCTGGCACCGCTGTATCCTTCAGTGCCGGATGCTGCACTCAAGGATGAGCGCTTATATGCTGCCCTTGCCCTGTTCGACGCAATTCGGAGCGGCCAGGCACGCGAGCGTGATGCCGCTCAGAAGTTGCTTGAGGCGTTTTTTCAATGA
- a CDS encoding type II toxin-antitoxin system RelE/ParE family toxin — MSWSLATTAFFDRRARKFLTKHPDLRPRFIETMEQLCDDPFQPSLRLHPLSGKLQGLQAVSLTYSYRITLTVQVTEHEILLLDIGSHDEVYG, encoded by the coding sequence ATGAGTTGGTCGTTGGCTACAACGGCTTTCTTTGATCGCCGTGCACGTAAATTTTTGACCAAACACCCCGATCTCCGGCCTCGATTTATCGAAACGATGGAGCAACTTTGTGATGATCCTTTTCAACCCAGCCTGCGTTTACACCCTCTTAGCGGAAAACTCCAGGGCCTGCAGGCCGTAAGCCTTACCTACAGTTACCGTATTACACTGACTGTGCAGGTCACTGAACACGAAATTCTCCTGCTTGACATTGGTAGCCATGATGAGGTGTATGGGTGA
- a CDS encoding type II toxin-antitoxin system Phd/YefM family antitoxin translates to MNIVPAQEIKRRGIAAVDEALAKGPVHIIKNNRPQYVVLTEELYNELIESQEEAALARIKASVTDAKAGNVTRHNSIEALMQHLDSEPAA, encoded by the coding sequence GTGAACATCGTTCCCGCCCAAGAAATCAAGCGTCGTGGCATTGCTGCTGTAGATGAAGCGCTCGCCAAAGGTCCGGTGCATATTATCAAAAACAACCGCCCGCAATACGTTGTGCTGACCGAAGAACTTTACAACGAGCTGATTGAATCGCAGGAAGAAGCTGCATTGGCCCGTATCAAGGCTTCGGTGACAGATGCCAAAGCAGGCAACGTTACTCGGCACAATAGCATCGAAGCGCTAATGCAACATCTGGATAGTGAACCTGCTGCATGA
- a CDS encoding type I restriction-modification system subunit M, which produces MTEQNQKQLGNTLWSIADQLRGAMDADDFRDYMLSFLFLRYLSDNYETAAKKELGRDYPSASEVAAEMEKVTANRALEVAAAKAKPKSNRENEEAVEKPLPIVTALQLWYSRNTEDVGEFEKQMRRKVHYVIQPAHLWNSIANLARTQNSDLLKTLQAGFKYIETESFESTFQGLFSEIDLSSPKLGKKYEDRNAKLCTIIQKIAEGLAEFSTDIDALGDAYEYLIGQFAAGSGKKAGEFYTPQQISDILSAIVTLDSQEPKTGTKKRLESVMDMACGSGSLLLNVRKKVAKAGGTIGKIFGQEKNITTYNLARMNMLLHGVKDTEFEIFHGDTLLNEWDTLREQNPAKKPSFDAIVANPPFSYRWEPTDALADDVRFKSHGLAPKSAADFAFLLHGFHFLKDEGVMAIILPHGVLFRGGAEERIRKKLLQDGHIDTVIGLPANLFYSTGIPVCILVLKKCKKPDDVLFINAAEHFEKGKRQNQLSEEHIAKIIDTYKQRPEKPIERYARRVEMAEIEKNDFNLNISRYISTAVGEEEIDLAATHASLVEIEKAIQIATTKHNEFLRELGKPLLPSAD; this is translated from the coding sequence ATGACTGAACAGAATCAAAAACAACTGGGCAATACGCTCTGGAGCATCGCCGACCAATTGCGCGGAGCGATGGATGCGGACGATTTCCGCGATTACATGCTGTCCTTCCTCTTCCTGCGCTACCTCTCGGACAACTACGAGACGGCGGCGAAGAAGGAGCTGGGGAGGGATTACCCGAGTGCGAGTGAAGTCGCTGCGGAGATGGAAAAGGTAACGGCCAACCGAGCGTTGGAAGTGGCTGCCGCGAAAGCGAAACCAAAATCAAACAGAGAAAACGAAGAGGCAGTAGAAAAACCGCTACCGATCGTAACCGCTCTTCAACTCTGGTATTCCCGCAATACCGAGGACGTCGGCGAATTTGAAAAACAGATGCGGCGCAAGGTGCATTACGTCATACAGCCCGCGCACCTGTGGAACAGCATCGCCAACCTGGCCCGCACGCAGAACAGCGATCTGCTGAAAACGCTGCAAGCGGGTTTTAAATACATCGAGACGGAATCTTTTGAAAGCACCTTCCAGGGCCTGTTCTCCGAGATAGACCTGAGCTCCCCCAAGCTGGGCAAGAAGTATGAGGACCGGAATGCCAAGCTCTGCACTATCATTCAGAAGATCGCCGAAGGACTGGCGGAGTTTTCTACGGATATCGATGCACTGGGCGATGCCTATGAATACCTGATCGGCCAGTTTGCCGCCGGGTCTGGCAAGAAGGCGGGCGAGTTCTACACCCCGCAACAGATTTCCGACATCCTCTCCGCCATCGTCACGCTGGACAGCCAGGAACCGAAAACTGGCACGAAGAAGCGGCTGGAGAGCGTGATGGACATGGCCTGCGGCTCCGGCTCCCTGTTGCTCAACGTGCGCAAGAAGGTGGCAAAGGCAGGCGGCACCATCGGCAAAATCTTCGGCCAGGAGAAGAATATCACCACCTATAACCTCGCCCGCATGAATATGTTGCTGCACGGTGTGAAGGATACGGAGTTTGAGATTTTCCACGGTGACACCTTGCTCAACGAGTGGGACACGTTGCGCGAGCAGAACCCGGCCAAAAAGCCGAGCTTCGACGCCATCGTGGCCAACCCGCCGTTTAGCTACCGCTGGGAGCCGACCGATGCGCTGGCTGACGACGTGCGCTTCAAAAGCCACGGCCTCGCCCCCAAGTCCGCCGCTGACTTTGCCTTTCTGTTGCACGGCTTCCACTTCCTCAAAGACGAAGGCGTGATGGCGATCATCCTGCCGCACGGCGTACTGTTCCGTGGCGGTGCCGAGGAACGCATCCGCAAGAAACTCCTCCAAGACGGCCACATTGATACTGTCATCGGCCTGCCTGCAAATCTTTTTTACTCCACCGGCATCCCGGTGTGCATCCTCGTGCTGAAGAAATGCAAGAAGCCCGACGATGTGCTCTTCATCAACGCCGCCGAGCACTTCGAAAAAGGCAAGCGCCAGAATCAACTGAGCGAGGAGCATATCGCCAAGATCATTGATACCTACAAACAGCGTCCAGAGAAACCCATCGAACGCTACGCCCGAAGGGTGGAAATGGCAGAGATCGAGAAAAACGACTTCAACCTGAACATCTCTCGCTACATCAGCACGGCGGTGGGTGAGGAGGAGATCGACCTCGCGGCGACCCATGCAAGCTTGGTGGAAATCGAGAAAGCAATCCAGATAGCGACTACGAAGCACAATGAATTCCTTAGAGAACTGGGCAAGCCGCTGTTACCGTCGGCGGATTGA
- a CDS encoding virulence RhuM family protein, which yields MTDVNPSQFVIYQSEDGRTKLDVRFVDETVWLSQALMAELFGTTKQNIGQHLKNIFSEQELDEESVVKDFFTTAADGKQYRTRHYSLDAIISVGYRVQSHTATRFRQWATQQLREYIVKGFVLDDERLKNPDRPFDYFEELTRRIQDIRTSERRFYQKITDIYATSVDYDPTQPESISFFQTVQNKMHWAITGQTAAEIIHTRADKNLPNMGLISWRGGKVRKADVSIAKNYLNADELAALNNLVEQYLVFAEGQAMRRVPMTMNDWIAKLHGFLTINDRDILNNAGKISHEVAKAFAESEYENFNKAQIAKADHLESDFDQAMKRLPKPKPTKQKKKP from the coding sequence ATGACGGACGTTAATCCTTCGCAGTTTGTGATCTACCAAAGCGAAGATGGACGCACCAAGCTGGATGTGCGTTTTGTGGATGAAACCGTCTGGCTTAGCCAAGCGTTGATGGCGGAGTTGTTTGGCACCACTAAGCAGAACATCGGGCAGCACCTGAAAAATATCTTTTCTGAACAGGAGCTTGACGAAGAGTCAGTTGTAAAGGATTTCTTTACAACTGCCGCTGATGGTAAGCAGTACCGCACCCGGCACTACAGTCTGGATGCCATTATTTCCGTTGGCTACCGGGTGCAAAGTCATACGGCTACCCGCTTTCGTCAGTGGGCAACCCAGCAGTTGCGCGAGTACATCGTTAAAGGCTTTGTGCTCGACGACGAGCGCCTGAAAAACCCGGATCGGCCTTTTGACTATTTTGAAGAGCTCACGCGGCGCATTCAGGACATCCGCACCAGTGAGCGGCGATTTTATCAAAAAATCACCGACATCTACGCCACCAGCGTTGACTATGACCCTACGCAACCTGAAAGTATTTCGTTTTTTCAGACAGTACAAAACAAGATGCACTGGGCCATTACGGGACAAACGGCGGCAGAGATCATTCACACCCGTGCCGATAAAAATCTGCCCAATATGGGCCTGATCAGTTGGCGCGGCGGCAAGGTGCGCAAGGCCGATGTGAGCATTGCCAAAAATTATCTCAATGCCGATGAATTAGCCGCACTGAATAATCTGGTGGAGCAATATCTGGTGTTTGCTGAAGGGCAAGCCATGCGTCGCGTGCCCATGACGATGAACGACTGGATTGCCAAGCTGCACGGTTTTTTGACGATCAACGACCGCGACATTCTCAACAACGCCGGAAAAATCTCTCACGAGGTAGCCAAGGCTTTCGCCGAATCGGAGTATGAGAACTTCAACAAGGCTCAGATTGCCAAGGCCGATCACTTGGAGAGTGATTTTGATCAGGCGATGAAGCGGCTACCAAAGCCCAAACCAACGAAGCAAAAGAAAAAACCATGA
- a CDS encoding endonuclease domain-containing protein, which produces MTRRDLNATTPPLRGTPPEEGNNTPGLRRTPPGEGNTRHTKNYRSLPFNPALKERAKALRKAGNLSEVLLWNQLKKGQFKGLDFDRQKIIGNYIVDFYCAEKQAVLEVDGSSHDDKAEYDAQRDAFLMGLGLCVIHILDVDVKQNLAGVMDFLTRQLFPSGGGVPEGRGGSPSYGEVDGDAGRGG; this is translated from the coding sequence ATGACAAGACGAGACCTGAATGCAACCACCCCACCCCTGCGGGGCACCCCTCCAGAGGAGGGGAATAACACCCCTGGCCTGCGGCGTACCCCTCCAGGGGAGGGGAATACACGCCACACCAAAAATTACCGATCGCTGCCTTTCAATCCTGCGTTGAAAGAGCGAGCCAAAGCATTGCGCAAAGCAGGCAACCTATCGGAGGTATTGCTGTGGAATCAGTTGAAAAAAGGGCAATTCAAAGGCTTGGACTTTGACCGTCAGAAAATTATCGGCAATTACATCGTTGATTTTTATTGTGCCGAAAAGCAAGCGGTGCTTGAGGTAGACGGAAGCAGCCATGATGACAAGGCCGAATATGATGCGCAGCGTGACGCATTTCTAATGGGCCTGGGCTTGTGCGTCATCCATATTTTGGATGTGGATGTGAAACAAAACCTGGCGGGCGTGATGGACTTTTTGACGCGGCAGTTATTCCCCTCCGGTGGAGGGGTGCCCGAAGGGCGGGGTGGTTCTCCCTCCTATGGAGAGGTGGACGGCGATGCCGGACGGGGTGGTTAA
- a CDS encoding restriction endonuclease subunit S, with protein MTSKTKSTSAKEEARPALVPEGGIQPRLRFPEFKNTGEWVASPLIGLSSTGLSNGVFNDPKKVGTGYKLINVSDMYIETTVDERNLSLIELSLSDFEANKVLHGDIFFTRSSLVKSGIAVSNIYLGSSCDVTFDGHLIRFRADASHVIPLFAHYLFKIAPIRAQLVARGKSATMTTIGQADVASAMLFYPEKKEQQKIAECLSSVDELMAAQARKVEALKTHKKGLMQQLFPREGETQPRLRFPEFQNAGEWEIDRLDVLIEVIDGDRGTNYPKAEDYSQSGYCLFLSAANVSKIGFKFDAMQFVSKEKDDSLRKGKLKRADVVLTTRGTVGQFAFYSEEIPYENIRINSGMVILRVKAKKIIPAYLYNFTSSEVLRSYIKNTAFGNAQQQLTVGEINKFQIYYPGPDEQQRIASCLSNLDALITAETQKLEALKTHKKGLMQQLFPSVGGVPEGRGG; from the coding sequence ATGACCAGTAAGACGAAATCCACCTCCGCGAAGGAAGAGGCAAGGCCCGCGCTGGTGCCGGAAGGTGGAATCCAACCCCGGCTCCGCTTCCCCGAATTCAAAAATACCGGGGAATGGGTAGCAAGTCCGCTAATCGGACTGAGCAGCACAGGGCTAAGTAACGGCGTTTTCAATGATCCGAAGAAAGTTGGAACCGGCTACAAACTGATCAATGTCTCAGACATGTATATCGAGACAACGGTTGACGAAAGGAACTTGTCACTAATCGAACTCTCACTTTCCGACTTCGAAGCGAACAAGGTATTGCACGGAGACATCTTCTTCACTCGCTCGTCTTTAGTTAAGTCCGGCATCGCTGTATCGAACATCTATCTTGGAAGCTCGTGTGACGTAACTTTTGATGGACATCTGATCAGGTTCAGAGCCGACGCCAGCCATGTGATCCCGTTGTTTGCGCATTACCTTTTTAAGATAGCACCAATACGTGCCCAACTGGTTGCCCGAGGAAAATCGGCAACAATGACCACAATCGGCCAAGCAGACGTTGCGAGCGCGATGCTTTTCTATCCTGAAAAGAAGGAACAACAAAAAATCGCCGAATGCCTGAGTTCGGTGGATGAGCTGATGGCCGCGCAAGCGCGGAAAGTGGAGGCGCTCAAGACCCATAAAAAAGGGCTGATGCAGCAGCTTTTTCCCCGCGAAGGCGAAACCCAACCCCGCCTCCGCTTCCCCGAATTCCAAAACGCCGGGGAGTGGGAGATTGATCGACTTGATGTGTTGATAGAAGTGATTGATGGAGACAGAGGTACTAATTACCCAAAGGCAGAGGACTATAGTCAATCGGGATATTGCCTTTTTTTAAGCGCAGCAAATGTAAGCAAAATCGGCTTCAAGTTTGATGCGATGCAATTCGTTTCAAAAGAAAAAGACGACTCTTTAAGGAAGGGAAAGCTAAAGCGAGCGGATGTTGTTCTAACCACAAGAGGGACAGTGGGGCAATTCGCATTTTATTCTGAAGAAATACCCTACGAAAATATCCGAATCAATTCGGGCATGGTCATCCTAAGGGTAAAAGCAAAAAAAATTATTCCAGCTTATTTATATAACTTCACTAGTTCTGAAGTATTGCGTTCCTATATCAAAAACACTGCCTTTGGTAACGCCCAACAACAACTTACTGTGGGCGAAATAAACAAATTTCAAATCTATTACCCCGGCCCAGATGAACAACAACGTATCGCCTCGTGCCTGAGCAACCTCGATGCCCTGATCACCGCCGAAACCCAAAAGCTCGAAGCCCTTAAGACCCACAAGAAAGGGCTGATGCAGCAGTTATTCCCCTCCGTTGGAGGGGTGCCCGAAGGGCGGGGTGGTTAA
- a CDS encoding type I restriction endonuclease subunit R: MLNSKDTYSRPTDTPGFAVREDTIEYGFIGKLQGLKYEYRDDICDRAALEKNFREKFEALNRVKLTEAEFARLLDEIVTPDVFTAAKTLRSINAFTRDDGTPLNYTLVNLKDWCKNHFEVINQLRINTDNSHHRYDVILLINGVPCVQIELKTLGVNPRRAMEQIVEYKHDPGNGYTKTLLCFMQLFIVSNRDRTYYFANNNARHFAFNADERFLPIYEFADEDNSKITQLDEFAERFLKKCDLGRTISRYMVLLAGEQKLMIMRPYQVYAVQHIVKCIDDDNGNGYIWHTTGSGKTLTSFKASTLLKENDHIHKCVFVVDRKDLDRQTREEFNKFQEGCVEENTNTAALVRRLLSEDYADKVIVTTIQKLGLALNENSKRNKQRSKNDQPTYKEMLAPLSDKRIVFIFDECHRSQFGENHKVIKAFFPKAQLFGFTGTPIFGGPNGNASRVKIDGEVASYQTTEELFQNQLHAYTITHAIEDGNVLRFHVDFFKPEGKNPPKPGEAIAKKAVIEAILAKHDAATGGRRFNAILATASINDAIEYHTLFKTMQAEKQDADPDFKPLNIACVFSPPAQLAENPESKKDIEQLSEDLLQEQEDNKVEPEAKKKALEAILADYNTRYGTNHRLSDFDLYYQDVQKRIKDQQWPKQPKEIEEGKPKKDLRHLEKIDITIVVDMLLTGFDSKFLNTLYVDKKLQHHGLIQAFSRTNRVLNSTKPYGNILDFRQQQDSVDAAIALFSGEKTGEQAREIWLVDKAPVVIQKLEAAVQKLDAFMKSQGLDCTPSAVANLKGDAAKTVFIERFKEVQRLKTQLDQYTDLTGENKATIEQVLPDANLRGFKGQYLETAKKLREQRGKGGDKDAADNPADQLDFEFVLFASAVIDYDYIMGLIAKFSEKGPGKFKMSREELIGLISADAKFMNERDDIAEYIGTLKAGEGLSEAAIRDGYARFKAEKSTKELAAIAAKHHIATDALQAFVDGILDRMIFDGEQLSDLMAPLDLGWKARTQAELALMADLHPLLTKRAGARDISGLSAYDQ; encoded by the coding sequence ATGCTTAATTCAAAAGATACCTATAGCCGGCCCACTGATACTCCAGGCTTCGCTGTCCGGGAGGACACCATCGAATACGGTTTTATTGGCAAACTCCAGGGTCTCAAGTACGAATATCGCGACGATATCTGCGACCGCGCCGCACTTGAGAAAAACTTCCGCGAAAAATTCGAAGCCCTCAACCGTGTCAAGCTGACCGAAGCGGAGTTCGCTCGCCTGCTGGATGAAATCGTTACACCGGATGTCTTCACCGCTGCCAAGACCCTGCGCAGCATCAATGCCTTCACCCGCGACGATGGTACGCCGCTGAACTACACGCTGGTGAACCTCAAGGACTGGTGCAAAAACCATTTCGAGGTCATCAACCAGCTCCGCATCAACACGGACAACAGCCACCACCGCTACGATGTGATTCTTCTCATCAACGGCGTGCCCTGTGTGCAGATCGAGCTGAAAACCTTAGGCGTCAATCCACGTCGGGCCATGGAGCAGATCGTCGAATACAAGCACGACCCCGGCAACGGCTACACCAAGACGCTGCTCTGCTTTATGCAGCTCTTCATTGTCAGCAATCGCGACCGCACCTACTACTTCGCCAACAATAACGCTCGCCACTTCGCTTTCAATGCCGACGAGCGCTTCCTGCCCATCTATGAGTTTGCAGACGAGGACAACAGCAAGATCACCCAACTCGACGAGTTCGCCGAGCGCTTCCTGAAAAAGTGTGACCTCGGCCGCACCATCAGCCGCTATATGGTGCTGCTCGCCGGGGAGCAAAAGCTCATGATCATGCGTCCCTATCAGGTCTATGCTGTGCAGCACATAGTGAAGTGCATCGACGATGACAACGGCAATGGCTACATCTGGCACACCACCGGCAGCGGCAAGACGCTCACCTCATTCAAAGCCTCCACCCTGCTGAAGGAAAACGACCACATTCACAAATGCGTCTTCGTCGTGGACCGCAAAGACCTCGACCGCCAGACGCGAGAGGAATTCAACAAGTTCCAGGAAGGCTGCGTCGAAGAAAATACCAACACCGCCGCCCTTGTGCGCCGCCTGCTTTCAGAGGACTACGCGGACAAGGTCATCGTCACCACCATCCAGAAGCTCGGCCTCGCGCTGAACGAAAACAGCAAGCGCAACAAGCAGCGCAGCAAAAACGACCAGCCCACCTACAAGGAGATGCTCGCACCGCTGAGTGACAAACGCATCGTCTTCATCTTCGACGAGTGCCACCGCTCGCAGTTTGGCGAGAATCACAAAGTCATCAAAGCATTCTTCCCCAAGGCTCAGCTCTTTGGCTTCACTGGCACGCCGATATTTGGTGGCCCCAATGGCAACGCCAGTCGCGTAAAAATCGACGGCGAGGTGGCCTCGTATCAAACCACCGAAGAGCTCTTCCAAAATCAGCTCCACGCTTACACCATCACCCACGCCATCGAGGACGGGAACGTCCTGCGCTTCCATGTTGACTTCTTCAAGCCCGAGGGAAAAAATCCGCCGAAACCAGGCGAGGCCATCGCCAAGAAGGCCGTCATCGAAGCCATCCTCGCCAAGCACGATGCCGCCACCGGCGGACGCCGCTTCAATGCCATCCTCGCCACCGCGTCCATCAATGACGCCATCGAATACCACACGCTGTTCAAGACGATGCAGGCCGAGAAGCAGGACGCCGATCCCGACTTCAAGCCGCTGAACATCGCTTGTGTCTTCTCTCCGCCTGCACAGCTCGCAGAGAATCCCGAAAGCAAAAAGGACATCGAACAGCTCTCCGAAGACCTGCTGCAAGAGCAGGAAGACAACAAGGTCGAGCCAGAAGCGAAGAAGAAGGCGCTTGAAGCCATCCTCGCCGACTACAACACCCGCTACGGCACCAATCACCGACTCAGCGATTTCGACCTCTACTACCAGGATGTGCAGAAGCGCATCAAGGACCAGCAGTGGCCAAAGCAGCCGAAGGAGATTGAAGAAGGGAAACCAAAGAAGGACCTGCGCCACCTTGAGAAGATCGACATCACCATCGTCGTAGACATGCTCCTTACCGGCTTCGATTCCAAGTTCCTGAACACGCTCTACGTGGACAAGAAGCTTCAGCACCACGGCCTGATCCAGGCCTTCTCCCGCACCAACCGCGTGCTCAACAGCACCAAGCCCTACGGCAACATCCTCGACTTCCGCCAACAACAAGATTCAGTCGATGCCGCCATCGCCCTCTTCTCCGGCGAGAAAACCGGCGAGCAGGCGCGGGAAATCTGGCTCGTGGACAAGGCCCCCGTGGTCATCCAGAAACTTGAGGCCGCCGTGCAGAAGCTCGACGCCTTCATGAAGTCCCAGGGATTGGATTGCACCCCCTCCGCCGTCGCTAACCTGAAGGGGGATGCCGCCAAGACCGTCTTTATCGAGCGCTTCAAGGAAGTCCAGCGGCTCAAGACCCAGCTCGACCAATACACCGACCTCACCGGGGAAAACAAAGCCACCATCGAGCAGGTGCTGCCCGATGCAAACCTGCGCGGCTTCAAAGGCCAGTATCTGGAAACAGCTAAAAAGCTCAGAGAGCAGCGGGGCAAGGGTGGCGACAAAGATGCTGCCGATAACCCAGCGGACCAGCTCGACTTCGAGTTTGTCCTCTTCGCTTCCGCTGTCATTGATTACGACTACATCATGGGCCTCATCGCCAAATTCTCGGAAAAAGGGCCGGGCAAGTTTAAGATGTCCCGCGAGGAACTTATCGGCCTCATCAGCGCCGATGCCAAGTTCATGAACGAGCGCGACGACATTGCCGAATACATCGGCACGCTCAAGGCGGGCGAGGGTCTCTCTGAGGCCGCCATCCGCGACGGCTACGCCCGCTTCAAGGCGGAGAAGAGCACAAAGGAACTCGCTGCCATCGCCGCCAAGCACCACATCGCCACTGATGCCTTGCAAGCCTTCGTGGACGGCATCCTCGACCGCATGATCTTCGATGGCGAGCAGCTCAGCGACCTCATGGCCCCGCTCGACCTAGGCTGGAAAGCCCGCACCCAGGCCGAACTCGCCCTGATGGCAGACCTCCATCCCCTGCTGACGAAACGCGCCGGGGCGCGCGACATCTCAGGACTTAGCGCGTATGACCAGTAA
- a CDS encoding class I SAM-dependent methyltransferase, with protein MKIADSTVKTLCDEQLVLESELPLQGAHILELGCGKAEKTRALAKTGKVASITALEVDQIQHEKNLQIQDLPNVTFALGGAEAIPSQDNSFDIVLMFKSLHHVPRELMDQALKEIRRVLKPGGLAYISEPVYAGEFNEILRLFHDEKTVRELAFAAVQRAVQSGLFELVAQKFFNTPGRFDNFEQFEEGILKVTHTHHQLAPELYAAVRDKFMAHMTPTGFDFQSPIRVDILRKPLNR; from the coding sequence ATGAAAATAGCAGATTCCACCGTCAAAACCCTGTGCGACGAACAGCTTGTACTGGAAAGTGAACTTCCTTTACAGGGCGCACATATTCTGGAGCTAGGGTGCGGTAAAGCAGAAAAGACCCGCGCTTTAGCTAAAACTGGCAAAGTAGCCTCTATTACCGCTTTGGAAGTAGACCAAATCCAGCATGAAAAAAACTTGCAAATACAGGATCTGCCCAATGTCACTTTTGCATTAGGCGGTGCAGAGGCGATACCATCACAAGATAACAGCTTTGATATCGTCCTCATGTTCAAGTCATTGCATCATGTGCCAAGAGAGCTCATGGACCAGGCGCTGAAAGAAATCCGGCGGGTATTAAAACCTGGCGGCCTGGCGTATATTTCCGAGCCGGTCTATGCGGGTGAATTCAACGAAATTTTACGCCTGTTCCACGATGAAAAAACAGTTCGCGAGCTAGCTTTTGCAGCAGTGCAACGGGCAGTGCAAAGCGGACTGTTTGAACTGGTTGCACAGAAATTTTTCAATACCCCGGGCCGTTTTGATAACTTTGAGCAATTTGAAGAAGGCATCCTGAAAGTCACCCACACTCACCATCAACTGGCCCCGGAATTATATGCAGCTGTTCGGGACAAGTTCATGGCGCACATGACACCCACCGGCTTTGATTTCCAAAGCCCGATTAGAGTGGATATTCTGCGCAAGCCACTGAACAGATAA
- a CDS encoding DUF302 domain-containing protein: MKQVLITFVLLVFSLSAYAEDGMKDKASKFGFQETVTKLESVINEKGLTLFAKIDHAEGAKQAGLVMRPATVMIFGNPKGGTPFMVAEPKSAIDFPLKALVWENAEGKVFVSYTTVSEIVHRHKISGQEELTKKLDGLLAGIAKTATE, encoded by the coding sequence ATGAAACAAGTATTGATAACATTTGTACTATTGGTTTTTTCACTAAGTGCTTATGCTGAGGATGGTATGAAAGACAAGGCAAGCAAGTTCGGTTTTCAGGAAACGGTAACAAAGCTGGAATCTGTAATCAATGAGAAGGGACTCACGCTGTTTGCCAAAATTGATCACGCAGAGGGGGCAAAACAAGCAGGGTTGGTAATGCGTCCGGCTACGGTAATGATATTCGGTAATCCCAAGGGTGGCACGCCGTTCATGGTGGCTGAGCCTAAATCTGCCATTGATTTTCCGCTTAAAGCGCTGGTCTGGGAAAATGCCGAGGGTAAAGTGTTTGTGTCCTATACAACGGTCAGTGAGATTGTCCATCGGCATAAAATATCCGGGCAGGAAGAATTGACAAAAAAACTGGATGGTCTGCTTGCGGGAATTGCCAAAACTGCCACAGAGTAA